aatatgaccaacgccgacgacccaacgatgatggtgaaagagatcgtctggctggaGACACCAGGAGACgtcatcggcatgatcgcgacgaggagagatatgagcgccatgccagggagaagtcaagagagcgagacgacgaggataggcactgggactgtcccttcttcagacactgctgggattcaggaatgagccgattacctacaatcggcaactgcccagaatgtagacagaagaggaaggatgcagctaacgtgtccgtgttcaaacgtctagggcctctcccgcctcggaacaagcacgctgagtcctctcgggtggaagacctcgaggaattggaagacgatgaagaagaagaagataagtaccaccggccaaggtggtgccctgatggactcagccgttcccaaaagcgtagggttcagcgactacgtggtttggaggaagccgaaaggttatacctgcacacgttgagtaaggcgcggcctgatctggccgctaaaattcagcgaaccctggacgaagaaggtcggccacaaaggaaagagtggcgccccaaacaaaagaaagccgatgataacacatcggctggcacaaacatggtgttcatccttccaacggagtttagtgctccaggattagacgaagcacctgtggcacaacttgactgcggcccacggccagttatctttgagaagccacgagaaagaagctacagacatctgaaggccctgtacttgcgaggttatattgatgggcagcctgtcaacaagatgctggtagacaccggagcggcagtcaacattatgccatactccatgctacgtcggttgggacgctctagctcggatctgatcaagaccaacgtgacattgagcgatttcaacggccaagcgtcggacgcacaaggtgttctgaacatggatctgaccgtaggaaggaagaccatccctacgacgttctttattgtcgatagcaagagcacctatgccgttctgctaggaagagattggatccacgccaactgttgcattccatccacaatgcaccaatgcgtaatacagtgggacggagatgaagtagaggtcgtccatgcagatgactcagccgagatttcaacggctgacatgaacgtttgggagaccgcaggccaagagccactctcaggcatcaatttggacgactgcgagcgcatcgacgtcacgaaggacggggttagactggtcttatccaccggcctgaccgtgtagcaagaacaaacctatgaacaaacgtggcgaggccgatccttgatcGGCCCcagagatctatggaggaacattgcaaaagcttcattgagcgattcaatcaacgtggaggccgattccagcaatcggccaaaattatcttcaccacacgtactgcctgtgttcagcgtcaatctaatgggcagcggttttacgtcggctgatgagctggaagagtCAAGAttggtcctaacggagccgacgtccaaatacagtgccttggctaaccacagagccgatatccgcagttacctggcagattcggctcggggggcacctaattagATAAACATGTGCGATAAAtgcgcagtgaaatattgggggccgatagaaaatcggccagtaaaaaaaaattcatgatgtacagccgatgcacggacatcgactttagaactaaggaacaaagctgcgtgttcaagatgcggatttcgaccaagttggtcttcagttcagcctcgacgccttctgcttccttgagggaATAAGCAATGAGCTGATTTTTCCCACGTTATCGGCTTGCAATGGTGGAAGAGGCGATCGGCTCTGGTGTTTCTACTGTCGGCTTGGCCAAGTTGGCCACCTTCTCACCAGGATGGTTGACCCTTTCTTGGAGGCCGATGGTGGCAAGTCTGGCAGGCTTGTGTGATGGTTTTCTCAGTTTTGCTCGAGCATAGGTCCATTTGTCTGAACTATGTGTCCTCACCGCCGTTCTCGCCTGgctgagactcggggggcagctgatctgGGAAATGCTCTGTttattagaagccgattggggtatCATCGGCTAGCCcgccatcataaccttcttccaaGGTGGTGAGTTGTTGCAAAAGAAGACCACCAGAGCTGCGGAAAGGAATTTGAAAAGGGAAAGCCGTCATCATCTACACGGTCAGGGCCGTTCCTGTTGATGCAGAAGATAGAGCAAGGAGTGGTTAAAGATCACCTTCAGGCCTGAGACTATAGCGTGGGCGTTGGATGATGTTGCCTTTGGGTCCGTTACAGTTGCGAACCTGCGCGATTGACATCTGAGGTTCATATGGCCGTGGGTTGGATCTGTTCGGGACGGCGATTTGGAGATTTGAGTTTTGCTCTTTCAGATAAGTCGCAGGTTACCCTTTGAAAAGACAATAGagttggccttactcgcgttttatggcaagggccgatgcgctgccatcggctcttaatGTGTTGACTCACTTTAGCAATCGGCAAAGTTGGGAAATGGACAGAATCAGCTGAGAAATGTCTTTttcattaataaaaggggattttttacaatgaagagccgattgctcaagaaaggaagagctgagaacaaaagaagagccgattgctcaggaactACTAATCCTACATTGCTAATCCTCGCTGGCCTCATCGTCGGCATCAGAGCTAccatcggcgctgcttccggagagttcttcgtcgctgctgccccagccctcggccggggcttcctcctcctcgtcatcatcatcgtcttcgtcgtcatccgaccaggcccagccgcggaagcgcttcgccggcggctcgtcagaggaagtgtcgtcttcttcctcctcttcgtttTAGGAGGCGTTgtcctcctcgtcttcttcttcttcttcctcttcgttaGGAGGGTTGAAGTTACCCCAGGagaggaggtcgtcttcactctcCGCTGCCAGTTCCCCGTCaatgaggaaccggaggtcatcgtccccgtcggtcaggggcatatcaccatctgaccagacgagggcctcgggtgggccatctggcacatagtcgaagtcccactctggctcaCTCGAGAAAGAAGATTGGGAGGAAAGGGCTGACGAAGCAGAGGAGGAAAAAgagtccatggtggaggagggttttttggtgccgatggtcaGAAACAgggcaagaggatgaagaggcgaactgttcggcgcggttaaataaaggggatatagtggaggttTAATGCCGCAGcaatttccgaggaagtggtgccaaagaactgTCAAATGGTGCAGGGAAGCTGAGAAGGCAAGGCGTCATGATAAAAgatgctgcaacggttctgctctgctacgacatgacccgacgaaggaaagacagagtgattttggaattatcaattccaaaaccaggggggcatgtgttatcaccagaatttgaccgagtcagaggtgggccgcgatcaagattgggcttgaagaatatatatggaagaatatgtgaaccggccttgtacacgaagtttgggctagtttgcccttgtatctgtaaatatgataggatacgtgtcggttagttagagtttggctcgtgcacggttgggattattcccacgttagaaagtctacggactataaatatgtatctagggtttatgaaataaacaacaatcacgttcaccacaaaccaatctaggcgcatcgccaactctcttgtctcgagggtttcttccgggtaagcatcatgctgcctagatctaggcagtacaagtttattcgctgttcatgcgttgctcgtactgaagcctttttgatggcgagcaacgtagttatcttagacgtgttagggttagcattgttcatcgtatcatatgctgtcgtcgtgcaaccctgagacgtctagccgcccttacacctatcttaggtgtaagggcggcaccccgcttgatcattattcagtagatccgatccgttatgattgctccttgttctacaaggattagtttaatatctgcatagttaggccttacaaacgggttgaaggatccagtggcgcgtagggtgtagtttgctagccctagacaggatgttccggggatcaacctcgtgttggtttttaggccttgtctagggtcggtttacgatcaccgtgcgtggccgtcaggctcaatcacgagtaggatgttccgattatgcggtgaaaaccctaaatcgtagtaggtcgttttagctttatttcgatcaaacaggaccaccatatattcgtacacctcgtacggatcatgggtggatcggctctttgagccgattcacaggacaacctgagagccgatcgaggctcgtatttaatgtttacgtgtatgccatgcaggaaactaagcgaggcacatccatcaccttcctgaccaggtataggtcaggtggcacgccattgcaccagcatcggacgtgcgtgccgagtctttgcgggccgtcgctcggagggaccagggccagccgcagtcctgggagcctcccggctctactgtgttgcccgtcgctgctcgccggtgggtttctgaccgcaacacgctCGTCGATCTCACCCACGACGGCGCCGAAGCTGGACCCCGCGGCGCGgtcaaggacgagcccgtcgacaagGACGCCAACGGCATGGTCAAGGACGAGCCTGTCGACGAGGACGCTGATCGTGGCAAGCAGAACGTCATTGACGACAAAATGTACAACTTTCACCAGTACTATGATCCCTCTGGACGCTGCAAGTACTACTAGTTTAGTTTTAGATTTAAATTTCATCAAATTTCGTTCAAATTCATGTAATATATAacaagtttgaatgaattcaactgTTTTCAGttaaatttaaaaaattatattttgtttggaggacgtgactagGGAGCGACGTGCCGTAAACGCGACACCAAGCAATGTCGTATCTCAAACGTTAAATCCAGCGCCATTTAAAGACCTCTTTAAAAGATGCGACTGAAGATGGtgtaaggggccggcacggggatgCTCTACTATGTTTGGATCTCGTACTCTCTGAATTTATGGCCTTCCGATTAAAAAATAGTGATTCCAAGGACATGGATTTGACTTTGAGATGTGACGGAGTTCGTGTGCACATTGGGTAATGGAACGGAGTTGGGAGATGCGAAGGATTCAAGTTACAATGTTTTCTGGACGATGGGAACGGCAGCCAAGGGAATCGACGACTTGCAAGATCGATATACCTTCATCGTATCTCAATGTGCGCCGTGGCGCTGCGATGACCGGCAGGAGTCACGGCGCCGGCACAGTCTGGGCCCTGGGGAGAGGACCAATTTGAGCCGAGCAAGCAGACGCACTGACTCAGTGACTCACCCAGCATGTGTGTAGCACCGTTATTTGCCACGGACCATGCCCGGCCCGTTGTCCAGTGCTGACGCCTGCTACCGGCGGAGGCTGCACAAGGCAGCGCCCACCACAACGACACCGACACCGGATGAATCTTCGTATGCATCGGACGAATCAGAATGCCACGTGCACACATGGCAAGGCGCGCGGCCGCCTATCTGCATCGCCTCAAAAACGAGAGATGCCCGCTGCCCCTTCCCGCTCGTGCCCGTCCGGCGTATCTCGCGGCGCCCCGTCCGGCAGGTGGCCTGCTCTGCCCTCGGCTGCGTTTCGTTGACCAGCTCCGGGCACCGCTTATAAGCCACACTGCCCGCACCACGGCAGCTTTGTTCCTTCCTCCTCTAGTCCACCGCCCCAAGACAGCTCGAGAGAACGGGAGCGGGAGACCATGGCGAACAGCACGCGTTGCATGGCGCTGTTCTTGCTCATTGGCGTGGCTGCTCCAGCGGTTTTGGCCGTCACCGATGGTAAGAACTCGAAACTAGTAGTATCTGAAACTCTTTTCCACTTCGAATACTAGCTCCGTTCTAAAATAAGTTTCATAACTTTGTCTACATAAAAATTTACAAGCCTTATTTTAGAGGGAGTATTTGAAATTCTATTTCTGTACAACGAGATAAAAGCAGGGTTGACTTGCACGTGCATAGTTCACGCCTTCAATGTGGAGATGACCTTGATCTCCGTCGAGATGTGTATTTGAATGTTTATATGCATCTCCGGCGATCAGCATTGCAGTGTAATGCAATGCCGTTCTGGTCCAAGAACACTCCTTAATCatcggcctaagtggagttcatttAGTTCACAAAATATTTTTTTTCTTGATAAATAAAGGCTTCACAAAATCTAATCAGACTTTACCCCCAAAAAAGGGCATTTCGTCTGGCGGCTATGTCCGGGCGGCGGCCTCGGGGAGCAGTTTTCTGGTGTAGACGGGGTTACGAGACTACCATGTCGTGCGGCATTGTTGCAAGCAGTGAAAGTCGAGGCAACAGCCCCGAGGTCTTGTTTGTTGCTACAATGGcttagtgttgtgtgggtgatggAACTTCGTTGCTTGTGTGGTTTTTCAACCTTGTTTTTCTAATGCATAGGTCGCTCTATGGTTTTTTTGTCGGGTTTACAAACCGAGTAAACTCTATTCTTCTTTAGGAGTTGTAAGAAGGTTCTACCCTCTCGAGGTTTCCAAAAAACCACAAGTAAAAAATGTATGAATTTATTGGCAAGAAGAAACAATATTGTATGAATCGATTGTTCAAGAATTATTAAGCTTTTCAATATCTTCTGGCAACGGGAGTGCTGGAAACCAAAAAAAGATTTCCATGTCTAATTTATCAAAAATCTGGTTTTAGGTCAATTTGAGACCtcaactttgatcttgttgataaTCGAGGTTGACATGGAGCTCACACTCCGAAAAACATGGCTATTGCGCACCACTGGTTCTCCATCGCGTAGAAGAAAAACTATGACCTCGCTCATCATACTTGTTTTGTAAGAGACGACACAAATATGTGCATATCAATTTAGATACGGAGACCTTCTTGTTCAGTCTGCTAACCTGGCTATTTGACTATTTCTGCTTAAATTGGTACCTCTCCGTTCTAAAATAAATGTTTTATTTTTTTAGATACGGATATATCTACGGATAAATATTATTAGATGAGGTAGTACATGTCTGTAATCTGACATTTGAATCAACATGTGCTTGTGTGTACAGGACTTTTGCCCAACGGAGACTTCGCCCAGCGGCCGGACAAGTCCCAAATGAAGGGCGTGGTGATAACAGGGCGCCACGCGGTACCTTGCTGGGAGATCTCTGGGTTCGTGGAGTACATCGAGCCCGGGCACAGGGAGGGAGACATGATCCTGGCCCTGCCGGAGGGCGCGTCCGCCTTGCGGCTGGGCAACGACGCCACCATCCAGCAGCCGATCAACGTCACACCTAAGACATACTACTCCGTCAGCTTTATGGCCGCGCGGTCATGCGCCCAGGCCGAGAAGCTGAACGTGTCTGTCGACCCGGAATTCGGCGTGCTTCCGATTCAGACAGTGTACACCAGCACCGGCTGGGACACCTACTCGTGGGCGTTCAAGGCCAGGCACAGCACCGTGTCGCTGCGCATCCACAACACCGGCGTCGAGGAGGACCCGGCGTGCGGCCCCCTCATCATCGCCGTCGCGATCAAGACCCTTTCTCCTCCTCACCGCACCAAGGGTACGTCCTATAATCTCAAGCTTATCGAGAGTTATCTGTTGTTGCAAAAACTCTATATTCTGATCAATTTGGAGATCATAATTGGACTAGGGAACCTGCTGAGGAACGGCGATTTCGAGCTAGGGCCGTACATCTTCCCCGGCACGCCGTGGGGTGTGCTGGTGCCGCCGATCCTGGAGGACGTGCACTCGCCGCTGCCCGGGTGGATGATCATGTCCGACACCAAGGTGGTCAAGTACGTGGACGCGCCGCACCACGCCGTGCCGCACGGCGCGCGCGCCGTGGAGCTGGTGGCCGGCAGGGAATGCGCGCTGCTGCAGGAGGTGGTCACCGTGCCCGGGTGGTCGTATAGGCTGTCCTTCTCCGTCGGAGACGCGGCCAACGGGTGCAAGGGTTCCCTAGCGGTGGAGGCGTACGCGGCGAGGGAGAGGATCAAGGTGCCGTACGAGTCCCTTGGCACGGGCGGGTCCAAGCCCGCCGTGCTCGAGTTCACGGCGATCGCCAACATGACGCGCGTGGTGTTCCAGAGCTCGGACCATCTCATGACATCCAACGCCACGTTGTGTGGGCCCGTCCTTGACGATGTCTTGCTCGTCGGAGTGCGCAAGCCCGCTGCCAGGCGGCTGCGTTTGTAGAGTACGCAACAGTTTAGTCTCTGCCGTTGGTGCCCTAGTCTCCACATGCCACACTAGATTTTGAATGCGCCTGACGTATGTGCCTACCTGATGTGCGTGTTTCTCTCCTTTGTCTTCCCAAAAGATGAGCTAAAGAGGAAAGGAAGTTCATGTCAATTCATTGCTGATACTACAAAAATTCTAGGGCCGTCCTGGGATCAAACCCTTGTTAACACGTGTCCCTTCTTATTTTGCCAAATCCCTATTTTTGCTTTTTTttaagaacacagtacaacgcagacgctcacaaatacgcacgtacaaacacccccatgaacgcacgcacaccctacccctatgagcacctccgatggactgagccggcatatcttgaggttgacgaaatcACCACTAAtgcctcgctgttgacgggcacgtcacctaccactgaaagcatagcgccgaTTAAATCCTgaaataaatccaggtaaatgcaaacacccataccaagtctgtcgtcgtggtgaacaaacaGATGTCATGGGGTGACTcatcttggggccgaatggacgctagaggattcgggggagggtttttggtatagatggagaggtttccggatggattcctcaagaacttggccttggccgaaggaagaagatgatgaactcaagaacaagaacatcactagatctctctatttcttcatcGCAAGTGCTTACAAGTTGTCTTCGTACAAGATTGGTCATGCAGAACAACGTGCCCGCGAAGGGccatgccccctctccttatataggggagagggtggcttacaggggaagaaaccctaaaaaccctaatgggatctttgactagacaaattattttacaaagctactttagctaccggtgatACCGGTATGCCTTTAATCAGTAGTcgtgacatcctccggcaccttttacgtcatcctttgcctttggcgtcatggcttcgattaaagctgaagtgcttcgctcatctttgtcttctagctctggagagcatctttgactggtctttgccgacgtactacagtgtagcctgttccgGTATTCTGGTATTCCGGTACGCTCTTAGCTAGTTCCGGTATCCCCCTtcttgggataccggtatgattctctAAATCAATCTTCGCTATCCGgaacaacctttaaaccggtactttgatggcctaaaccatccggtttggcatgcctttggcataccgggggtcatccccccaacattagtccccgaagctggtatagtccggtggatcctatccaacggaccatgccaggttttcctttctcaaggtaccggtttaacccTTCCGGAATCCGGATCAAATTCTTCGGCGTCCTTGCCGAACTTATGTCTCTGTACCGGTTTTCTCCGGCATCTCTTGTCATTAAACCTCTCCTCgatgaagtcgagaatatctcgagtaccgtgcctgtcagtgacatgcgcactgtgcctggcgcgcgacagtgtcagtggtcacttcggttcgtcttctgtgccagcatttatggcgccgcaccggatccgcgctgccgttccagatccgtgtggcctccctgtgtcTTCGTATTTTTGGCGCGTGTATCTGCGGGCCACGTGGTGGCCCATGatccgaaccgccgcggcccagcggttgccgGCCCACTTCCCATCTTTCCTATTTAATGGGGGTgcggttcttcttcttcctcttctcgcatttgcCCCCTTCTTCTCGCGCTCAGAGCCTCTTGCCCCCTGCGCTCCCGTCGCCGCCGTTCTCCGCCGAGTTGCTGCTCCGACAAAGTCCAGCCGTTCCTCGCGCTGCGCCAGGACTCTCCGTCGCGCAGAGGGTCTTTGAAGCCCCTTCTGCGTTGCTGCATCGGGTTCCCACAGGCACCTTCTGCTCATCTACGCCGTCGGCCTTCTCCGTCGACCG
This region of Lolium perenne isolate Kyuss_39 chromosome 2, Kyuss_2.0, whole genome shotgun sequence genomic DNA includes:
- the LOC127330536 gene encoding protein DUF642 L-GALACTONO-1,4-LACTONE-RESPONSIVE GENE 2-like, with the protein product MANSTRCMALFLLIGVAAPAVLAVTDGLLPNGDFAQRPDKSQMKGVVITGRHAVPCWEISGFVEYIEPGHREGDMILALPEGASALRLGNDATIQQPINVTPKTYYSVSFMAARSCAQAEKLNVSVDPEFGVLPIQTVYTSTGWDTYSWAFKARHSTVSLRIHNTGVEEDPACGPLIIAVAIKTLSPPHRTKGNLLRNGDFELGPYIFPGTPWGVLVPPILEDVHSPLPGWMIMSDTKVVKYVDAPHHAVPHGARAVELVAGRECALLQEVVTVPGWSYRLSFSVGDAANGCKGSLAVEAYAARERIKVPYESLGTGGSKPAVLEFTAIANMTRVVFQSSDHLMTSNATLCGPVLDDVLLVGVRKPAARRLRL